Genomic segment of Pleurocapsa minor HA4230-MV1:
CGTAAACGTAACGTTAAAACTTCGGGGGTTAGTACTATTAGTAGGAACTGTAACAGTCGCTGATTTCTCTCCAGTGTCGTTGAAATCACCATCTTTGTTGAAGTCAATATAGCCAACTAAATGAGCATTCAGCAAGGGAACATTGTTTTGTACACTGACGGGTACAGTATAGGTTTGATTGGCTGTAGTAGTTAAAGTGGGAAAACTGCTTACTCCATCTTCATCATCAGTTGTACCACTAGTATCATCTGCCAGAGCAGTAGCATTTTGTAAACTACCATCGTCAGTATCAATATTGCTACCTAAACTTAAAACCTGACCAGCAATATTGATTTTAACTTGGGCTGCACCACCATCCAAGGCGGTAGTTTGATAATTTCCTGTCCCTGTACCAACAGCCGCATCGGGAGCATCACCATAATCATAAACTGATGCAGATATAGATACTGGATAATCTTCCACCTCCCCATTTGTGGCATTACCGATAGAACGCTCATCAATAGTGGCAGTTAGAGGATTATCTGTTAATGTGTTATCGGTAGTTAGACGGAAGCGTACATGAGTATTACCTGGAAGAGTTCCAATGGGAATAGCCCAGTTTAGGCTCGCATTGGTACTATTATTAGCAACCGCAGCATTTTTATACTCTCCTAATTCAAATTTACCGTTCTTATTAAAGTCAACCCAGGCGTGTAAAGTAGCAGCACCGCCACTAGTATTGGTTACAGGAACAGTAAGATTATAATTGCCGACAGTGGAGACATTGGCTAAAGTTGTAAAAGCATCCTCATCATCAGGAGTCCCATTACCGTCATCCCCTGCTGCTGTTGCCCCCGCATCCGCCCCTAATTGAGTTCCTAATTCTTTATCAGGTTTAACACTACCTAGATATAAGGTAGGCGTAGTAGGAATAACATGACCAGCATTACCAAAAGAGCTAGGCGCGTCACCATAGTCAACTCCTTGGATCGCTAACTTATAATCTTCAACTTCTCCGTCTCTCCCTCCTCCATTAAAGTCGCTGGTTGTGAGCGGATCGCTATTTAAACGGAATCGAGCATACATATCACCAGCAGTTAAACCGCTTAATCCACTCCAAGTTAGCGTAACATCGCTGTTGGTATTATTTGGGACAGACTGCACAACTCCTTCACTGGGCTGGAACTGTCCATCCTTATTAAAATCAATCCAGCCCCCTAAAGAAGTTGCTGCACCTGTTGTATTTTTGACTTTAACGGTGACGGAATAAGTTGTTGCATTCTCGATTAAAGGGCTGAAGCTGATTACGCCATCTTCATCATCAGGGGTTGTACCGTTGATGTCATCGCCATCTGCATTAACAGAAGGCTGACCGTCAGAGTCAGAGTCAGGAGCATTCACGCCTAAGTGTAGATTAGAATTAACCAAGTGGCTGGCAGGGATTCCTCCCACCGTAATATCCTTGTTTGTGCCGTAGGTATCAGGAGCATCGGCAAAATCGTTTGCGTCAGAGGTGGCAATAATTGCTTTGGTTGTTTGGGGCTGCGAAGTATCGAAAACCCAGGTATCAAGGTAATTACCGTCGCCAATACTGCCTGCGTTAAAGTTTCCCCAGGTATGAGTTCCAGCCGCAGTTCCAGAAAGACCACCCACTAGGTTTTTAGTTGCACCAGCTGGAGTGGTAATCTTGGTATCATCCCAGAAATTTGAGACAGCCGACCTCGAACTACCATTCCATTTCCAGATAGACAGCCCGTCATTTGTACCGCCACCACTTGTTTCAGCATCAAAGGTGACAAAGTGATATTCACCCAGCACGACAGAAATCTGGGCGGGATAAGAACCAGGAGTTAACGCTGTATTGTTATCTCCCCTACCATCCCAGGCAACAGCGTTTACACCTGAAGTTGTAGAACCAAACAAAATGCGATCGCCCGCCCCAAACACTCCATTTTGGTTGGTATCAATGACAATTTTGTAAGTACCAGCTACATCTGAATTAAATCTAAAAAACCCTGAATCTTGAACGCTACTAGTTGTTGTAGGAGAAATGGTATTGTCTTGTCCTGCATTATCAATAAAACTTATATTCGAGACTGAAGCAGGTGCAGGCTCTGGAAGGATTGGAGCAATGAAAGAAGATGAATTGGGTGGAGACAGGTAAATAGGATAGCTTTTAGTATAGGCAGCCCCAGAGGTAGTACCTGGAACACTTCCTCGTGAATTGGGAGCATTAAGACCAATTCCATTGGCAATAATTTCATGCCTCTGGGGCGCAAATCTATTTAAGTCCAGTTGCCAAATAAATTCAGTATTTGTCCGCCCTCCTGGTGTTCTGATGTAAAGGTCTGCATCATATGCTCCCGCTGTTGTAAAGGCATTGCCTGCATTAAATGCCCAACTGGTAGCCCACACTTGACCGTTATTTGCTCTTGGGTCAGGATTAGTCAAGGCATTGGGCGTAACGGTAACATCAAAATAGGTGAAAACATTATTGGTATCACCAGCTGCTAGGGTGTCATTGTACAGACGAATTTCATAGGTGCCAGCTTCGGGTGCAATAAAGCGAACTGAATTAGAAAGCGTACCAGTGGGCTGACTTGGCTTATTTTGATTAGTACAAAGCGTTGTTTGAGTAGTGGTTCTGGCATTTCCAGTACCTACGCGCCACGCTCCTGCTCCATCAGCAGCAGCAGCATTAAATGCACCAGGAGAACCAGCCGCTACTTGAGTTGTATAATTAATTTCAGTTCCTGATGGGCGGAAAACCTCAACTGAGAGTAAATCTGTGGTACTCCACCCACAAAGTGAGATATTAATGACCTGATTGGCGTTCTCAACATTGACCTTAATGGGTCTTGGCCCTTGATTTGCCTGCACAAAGCCGTTTGTAGCATTGTACTCAAATAAGTAAACGTTAAGTCCTTGAGTGCCGTTACCGAGTTGTTGAGATCCTTCGCTTAACGCGGGTAGGGCAAAGCCCAGTGATGCGAATAAAACTAAACCAAAATGAAAGGACGCTTTTCTCTGAATACTTAGCTGATTGTTCATGGTCTATTTCAACTGATCTGTACTAGGGAAATGAGGATAGATTTTAGGCAGGGAAAACTAAAGCAGAGTGATTTGATTAAGATGAGCTGCGATCGCACTCAAAAAAAAATATCTTGTAAACTCTTGTTTAACTTGCATTTCTTATAAAGTTTTCGGGGTGTTTGTAAAAAATTCATAACGGTTTAGTAATTTAATAAGCTGTCAAGTTTTTAAAAGGAAGAAATAAGAGCAAACGGTAAGTTATCGTTCTAGTTGCAAATCAGCATCCTGATCCTCAAAAATGATGTCTACACCCCTAAGATCGCGGAAAATTACTTCTACTCTGCGGTTATAGGCGTGATCTACCGTAGAATTCCCAGGTTTTTCTAACTCAGATTCACCTAGAGGCAAAATCGACATTCTGGCAGGATCTACTCCCTGCTGTAAGAGATAGTTGCGAGTAGCATCAGCACGACGACGACTTAAATCCAGGTTGTATCGATCGCTCGCACGGAAGTCGGTATGTCCTTGTAATTCAATCATCATGTAGGGATATAGTTTTAAGACAGTCGCTATTTGGTTTAAGACTTTGGCGCTAGTCAGGGAAATATTCGCTCGATCGAGGGCAAAGTGGATATTGCGCGGGACATTTAATTTGATCGGCTCTGGTGTTGGCTGGATTTCAGGTTGAGTAGGGGGGTTGAGTACTTCCGCAATAGGTTTAGTTGTGCAGTTGGGTAGAGTTAGAGAACGTTCAACAACTCGATTGGTCAAGGCGGGGAAACCCCGCCGACCCTCTCGTTCAATAGTCGATTTGGCTCGATCTAAAGCACGGATGGTTGCATTAAAAGCTGGTTCTGAGGTGCCGTAATCTGATTTAGTGGCGATCGCACTTACGATCGTTCCTGGTGTAGGGTTAGCTAAAGTAAAACCAAATTTGCCATCTTGATCCGCAACTATTTCGGCTAAAGGTTCGCTTAACGGGCCATAATTATGACTTTGACTGGCTAGAGGACTTTGTTGTTTAACATCTCTGGGAATACCTAGCTTCACCTGATATAAAGTTACTGTCGATCCAGGATCGGCGACTCCATCAATATTGGCTTTGCCGTCGATCAGATAAAAGTCTTCACTGAGAAATTGAGGCGCGTTAATCGATTTATTAGCAGTGTCGCGTTTGCGGTTACGAGAATTACGGACTGGGTTAACGCCATCACCTAATTGATAGAAAGTTCTGCCTTCGCGATCTCTGGTGTTGAGGTCAATACTTAAACCTTCTAGATCGTTAAAAGTATTATTAGTAATTAAATTGCGATCGCTTTGGGGATAAGCAGTAATTGTTACCCCTGTACCTGTCTGCCAACTTATTTGATTATTAGTAACCTGGTGATCGTTACCGATGAGATATACGGCAGCGCTAGGAACTCGGCGACCATTGAATTTGATTGTATTTTGGTTAATAGTTAGATTGCCTTCGGGTTTAAAGAGATACACACCACTACCGTCATTACCACAAATCAGATTATCGCTAATTTGACTATCATCGATTAATCCCTCTAAATAAATAGCGTGGGGCATTCCCGCTAAGCCATTCCCAACAATAATATTTTCTTTAATTTGAGTTTTTTGAGCCTCAACGGAAGTGAGAATAGCGCTACCATCATGATATTCAATACGGTTGTGTTCAATTTTGGTATTGACTCCATCAAAAAGCCAGACACCAAAACTAGAAGGAACTTCAGTTATAGATTCATCGGGAGGTAAACCCAGCCAGTTATCCACAATTTCCACAGCTTGAGGACTACTTTTGGGGATAAAAGCAGCTAAATCTTCGCTCACAGGTAAACGAGAACCAATGACAATATCTCCACCTGGGGTAGTATCCGTAGGCTGATTAGGTTGGCTGAAACCGTAGATACTTAAACCTTTGACCGTAATGCGATCGCCTGAAATAGTTAAACCCCGAAACACATTTTTGCCCTCGGCGACTGTCAGACTAACTACAGGAATAGGTATCGGAAGTTCAACTGTAGCAATCTTCTTAGGGTCATAATCAGGATGAGTCGTACCGTCAATAACTAAACCAGAATTTAATAAAGGTGGCAGAGGCTTCTGTAACTCAATTTTGATCGGTGCAGGTAAATCAAATTCAATCCGAGAAGCATTCGATTCTTGAATAACAGTAACTTGCTTTTGTTCAGCAGGGCTTAATTCTGACAAGGATAAAGTATTATTTACTAAACTAATAGCCTCTCTAAGGGTGAGTTGTCGATCGGGATTGATAGTATCGCGATCGCTATTTACCAAAACTCGATAGGATTTGAAGTTAGCTTGTGCTGTAACAGTTTGTCCTGAAAAGATTGCTACACCACTAACAGTCAAAACCGTTAACAGGACTTTAGGTATTAAATTGTGTTTGTCTCTGTTAATGTTCATTTTATTAATTACTGATTACTGATTACTGATAGCTAGGCTTTAGTTTTTAGTTATTAGTTTTAGTCTTTGTTTTTTTACTCGTTACTCGTTACTTCCTATTTCCTATTTCCTATTTCTCCTTCTCCTTCTTCTTAGAGACAACCTCTGGAGGAGAGGGTGCTTGATGTTGCCCAAAGCCATCTAGTAGGCTATTTAACTTAACCGTCAAGCCTACATAAGGGCCTCCAGCCGAGCGAGTACCAGTGAAGTCTTCATCGTCAGCACGACCAAAGACATAGCCTCCAGATATGCGCACTTCGGGGGTGAGATAATAACCAGCTTCTAGAAGAAATCCTGATTCGGTATAGCCTGCGGAGGGTTGCCAAATCATGCGGGCTTCCGCTGCTAAATCGATGTGGTAATTCAGGCGATAGGTGGCGCGTATTTGTCCTAGAGAGATATTGCTGCTACCGACAAAATCATCGGCGAGGAAAGTTTTGCTGTTACGAAAGGCATATTTACCGTAGAATTCCCAGCGCCAATTGGGAGCGTAAATACCCTCCAGCGCAAATAGGTGTTCTTGAGAACCCGTACCATTGCCCAAGAGAATTGTTTCAGGTAAAGTTCCGCCATTTTCTTCGTATTCATAACGCAATAAAGCGTTAAATTTGTCTTGTTTGGGGTCGCGATAAGCTAAACCAAGACGTAATTGCCTGGTAGTACCAATGTCAAATTTCTGGTTAGCAGAACTGGCTTGGTTGTAGTCAAACAGAGTAGTTAGAGCGTCAGAGACTTTTCCTGTGACTCCAGCGGAAAGAACTGTATTACTACCTCCCGAACCATCGCTATATTGCCATTTAGCACTCGCAGTAAAATCAGGATCGTCAGTATATTCAATCCCAATTCCGTAGGTAGAGCCAGAACCAAAGCTGAGAGAATAAGCACTCTGACCGACAGAAAAGGGTTGCGCAAATTGAGTTCCAGTATCACTATTTTGAGTAGAACTATCAAAAGTATGTTCGTAGTCAAAATCGATATTTAAACCAGGCGCAAGGGATAACTTTTGCTGTAAGCCAATTGAACCAACATTATTAATGCCGTCAATACCGTTAGTGATGTTATATCTGCCAGTGAGGGTAGCATTTGCCCAAGGATTATATTCTCCCTGAAGCCCGAAAGTAGTTAGTGATTCCCCTGCTAAGTCCCCTCTGGTGAACCATTGATGATTAAAGACCAGACTTAAACCTTCATAGAATTCCCAATCCAAACCCAAACCAAAGCGATCCGAGTAAAGTGCATCAGTGCTATTAGAAAGAGTCAAATCATTTAGAGCATGAAAATTGAGCTTATCAACGATGGGAATCGAAAAATGCGATCGCAATTGAGTAGAGGTACTGTTTAAATTACCCGAAACCGTGTTATCTTGGCGATCGCGCCAGGTTAAGTCTAAGCCTAAATCAGCCTTGCCAATTTTTTGTTCAACCCCTGCGGTGATAGTGGAAACTGAGTTATCTACTCGACTACCAGGAACAGGATCGAACCCAGGATTGAGAAAATCTTCTAACTCGTCTAAAGGACGGGGAGCAACACCGTTATTTTCTTGACGTTCATATAAAAACCGTAGATTAGTTGTCTCAGCGACTTTCGCCGTTAGTTCGCCACCATAGCGTTTTTGTCCAGGAACAAAACTGAGGGTAGCATTATTAGCAAAACCTTCGTCTGCCTCACGGTAATAGGCTCGTCCTAGAATATTGTTGGTAAATTTTACTTCCCCTTCTAAGCGATATGCCGAACCATTAGCATCAGCAAAGATAGTCTGGTTCTCAGAATTAGCATATTCGGCGATGATCTTACCCCAATTACCCAGGGAAACATAAGCATCAAAACCTAAAAGTTTAAAATCCAGATCCCCACGATCTTCATTGAGATAACTCATTCCCAACCAGGTGGGACGATCGAAATCGCGGTCAAAATGGTACCGCGCTCTACCTCCGATTAAAGTTGAATCTCTTGTCTCGCTCTCAAACTGATAAGTAGTGATAATTCTGCGAACCAGAACATTTCCTCGATCGTCGATCGCAGTACGTAGAACAGGATCTTTAAACAGCAATGTACCTCGGTCATAATCAATTTCGTAATCTAACCCCAGAGTTAAACGTTCGCGATTAACCACATTGCCAGGATCGTTGAGGGGAGTAAGTTCAAGATAGACATCTTCTGAACCTGGAATCAGTAATCGACGCGAGAGGAAGTAAAAACCTGATGTGCCATCGGGAGCAATTCCATCTCTTTGGAAACCTTCGGCGTTGTTGGCATAAAAAGCATTAAGCTGGAAATTACCGAGATTGTAGTTAGATTTAAAACCGTGTAGCTGACGACTAATCGCGCTAAATTCTTGAGATTCAGTGGCAAACTCTTCGGTATTATAATCACCCCACATAAAGTAATCAGGTTCGGCAAATTCTATGGCTGAATTTTTTTCCAAACGCAGATATACACTATCAGTAGAAGGGGTAGTTACTTCCGTAGTGGAGCTATCACCGTAGACAGGATAGCCAGACTCAGAATCACTGTAAGTCCGAAAAATGCGAGTTTCCCCGTTGTTATCTTCATTCAAAGGGCGATCGCTATTAAATGCTCCTGTATAACTCCATTTACCAAAACTGCCTGTAATAAAAGCTGCTGAATTAAAGTCAACCTCGGCACCATTGTCTTCGTCTAGAGGTAAAAAATCGCGATAATTATCATAATAGTCAGTGCCTCTAGCACCAATCCGCAGATTGGCAAATCCTGTTAGAAGTGGCTGTTCTCGTAGAGTATTTTTAAATTGTATTTGCGTATAAGCTTCTAAATGTGAAGACTGTGCTTGAACAGTAACAGTTTCGGCATCATAACCAGCCTGCAAAGAAGCCGTAAATTCTCCTTTTTGGGATTTTACCTGGAATCCTGGTCGATCTGGGTTGAGATCTGCACCGACAAATTTTCCCTCACTGCTGTTGAGGGTTACAGTCTCATTCCAAACAGAAACTTTTCCCTGCTCATCAAGAAACTGTCCTTTAACTGTGGCAATACTTTTGCCGTCGGCTGGTATATGAGATTCAACAGTCTTGACCTTGAGGCTTTTCGGTTTACCAGGAACATGAACTTTAATCGCAGTTTCTGAATAGTTAGTGCCATCAGTAGTAGCTAAAACACTAAGATTATTCAATCCTGTATTAAAAACCACCCCATACCAGGTTTGAGTGACTAATTTTGTGACGGGACTAACTTCAGTGCGTCCTACTTGAGAAGCATTAACTGATTGTCCGTTGACTTGCAAAATTACCGAAGCTTCTTCAGGATATTGAATAATAACCGTGCTAGAAACATTAGCGATCACTTCATCAGCTTTGGGAGTCAAAATTTTGACTAAATTCCCCGAAAACTTATCAGATATACTCGATTGAGGTTTAGCTTCTGCTGCTGGTGTTTTTGGCTCTGTGTTGGGTTGTTTTTGTTCAGATTCTGTCTCTGACTGGGGAGTATTAGTCTTTGGGGTGGATGATTCAACTGCTGGGGTTTGACTGGGTTCACTTGGTACATTGTCTGTGTCTTTTTTGACAATTACTTCACGGCTAGTCTCAGAAGTAAAACCACTCTTGCTGGCAATTACACTAACTTGATTTTTGCCCTCTGTTAGCTTTGTACCTGACCAAGTTTTAGTAATTAAATTAGTTTTAAAGTCTAGCTGTTCATTGGCGATCAGGTTATGAGCAACTTCTTTGCCGTTAACCTCAAGTTTGACAGTAGTACTAGCAGGATATTGGATAGTTACACTACTATCAGCTTCACCGTTAATAATTACTCCAGGTGCAGGGGTGATTATTTGAACCTTGCTTAAAATAATGCGAGCAGCAATTTCTTCTCGACTACGAGGATTAATTACTGGTGTTTCTTGCTGAGGCGGATTGGGATTGGTTGTGGCAGGTATCTGCTCAAATTTATCGACAGGAGATGCTAAACTAAGCTCCTTAATTTCAACATTTGACCAAGTTTGAGCAATTAGTTTTTGCTGTTGTAAATCAAGTTGACTAATCAATAGCTGCTCTTCAGGTTGAACTGTAAAATCTCGATCGCTATTACCTGTCGCTAGGCTTAATTGTTCGGTAGCAATATCTGACCAAACTTGGGCGATTAACTGTTGTTCTTCGGGTAGTAACTGTGTAATCAGTAATTCATCTGAGGCAGATTCTTGGCTATTAGTAACGGTAGGAGTTGCCAAGCTTAATTGTTCGGTGGCAATATCTGACCAAACTTGAGCGATTAACTGTTGCTCTTGAGGTAGAAGCTGCGTAATCAGTAATTCATCCGAGACAGATTCTTGGCTATTAGTAACGGTAGGAGTTGCCAAGCTCAATTGTTCGGTAGCAATATCTGACCAAACTTGAGCAATTAACTGTCGCTCTTCGGGTAGTAACTGCGTAATGAGTAATTCATCCGAGGCAGATTCTTGGCTATTAGTAACGGTAGGAGTTGCCAGGCTCAATTGTTCGGTAGCAATATCTGACCAAGCTTGAGCGATTAACTGTCGCTGTCGGGGTAGGGGCAGTTCGCGAACTGCCCCTACTTGAGCGATCGCAATTGGGGTCGTAAAAGCTGTATAAAAAATGGTACTACAAACCGTCGCCATGAAGGTGATTAGAGGTAGAGATAGTTTTTTTGGGTAACTAGTTTTTGGCTTCATGGGTCAAGATAATTAACGGCATTTTGAACGCAAAATTGTTTAAGAATCAGAGTTGGGTCTAGTTGACTTAATTGACTTTTGCTCTGCTTGCCCTGGTTGGGGAGTAATTTCTCGTCGTGAATTAGCTTTTTTACCCGCAGCAGTGGGAGTTACCCCAAAGTTCATGCGCACCATGCCCCCAGGCTCTAACTT
This window contains:
- a CDS encoding Ig-like domain-containing protein, encoding MKPKTSYPKKLSLPLITFMATVCSTIFYTAFTTPIAIAQVGAVRELPLPRQRQLIAQAWSDIATEQLSLATPTVTNSQESASDELLITQLLPEERQLIAQVWSDIATEQLSLATPTVTNSQESVSDELLITQLLPQEQQLIAQVWSDIATEQLSLATPTVTNSQESASDELLITQLLPEEQQLIAQVWSDIATEQLSLATGNSDRDFTVQPEEQLLISQLDLQQQKLIAQTWSNVEIKELSLASPVDKFEQIPATTNPNPPQQETPVINPRSREEIAARIILSKVQIITPAPGVIINGEADSSVTIQYPASTTVKLEVNGKEVAHNLIANEQLDFKTNLITKTWSGTKLTEGKNQVSVIASKSGFTSETSREVIVKKDTDNVPSEPSQTPAVESSTPKTNTPQSETESEQKQPNTEPKTPAAEAKPQSSISDKFSGNLVKILTPKADEVIANVSSTVIIQYPEEASVILQVNGQSVNASQVGRTEVSPVTKLVTQTWYGVVFNTGLNNLSVLATTDGTNYSETAIKVHVPGKPKSLKVKTVESHIPADGKSIATVKGQFLDEQGKVSVWNETVTLNSSEGKFVGADLNPDRPGFQVKSQKGEFTASLQAGYDAETVTVQAQSSHLEAYTQIQFKNTLREQPLLTGFANLRIGARGTDYYDNYRDFLPLDEDNGAEVDFNSAAFITGSFGKWSYTGAFNSDRPLNEDNNGETRIFRTYSDSESGYPVYGDSSTTEVTTPSTDSVYLRLEKNSAIEFAEPDYFMWGDYNTEEFATESQEFSAISRQLHGFKSNYNLGNFQLNAFYANNAEGFQRDGIAPDGTSGFYFLSRRLLIPGSEDVYLELTPLNDPGNVVNRERLTLGLDYEIDYDRGTLLFKDPVLRTAIDDRGNVLVRRIITTYQFESETRDSTLIGGRARYHFDRDFDRPTWLGMSYLNEDRGDLDFKLLGFDAYVSLGNWGKIIAEYANSENQTIFADANGSAYRLEGEVKFTNNILGRAYYREADEGFANNATLSFVPGQKRYGGELTAKVAETTNLRFLYERQENNGVAPRPLDELEDFLNPGFDPVPGSRVDNSVSTITAGVEQKIGKADLGLDLTWRDRQDNTVSGNLNSTSTQLRSHFSIPIVDKLNFHALNDLTLSNSTDALYSDRFGLGLDWEFYEGLSLVFNHQWFTRGDLAGESLTTFGLQGEYNPWANATLTGRYNITNGIDGINNVGSIGLQQKLSLAPGLNIDFDYEHTFDSSTQNSDTGTQFAQPFSVGQSAYSLSFGSGSTYGIGIEYTDDPDFTASAKWQYSDGSGGSNTVLSAGVTGKVSDALTTLFDYNQASSANQKFDIGTTRQLRLGLAYRDPKQDKFNALLRYEYEENGGTLPETILLGNGTGSQEHLFALEGIYAPNWRWEFYGKYAFRNSKTFLADDFVGSSNISLGQIRATYRLNYHIDLAAEARMIWQPSAGYTESGFLLEAGYYLTPEVRISGGYVFGRADDEDFTGTRSAGGPYVGLTVKLNSLLDGFGQHQAPSPPEVVSKKKEKEK
- a CDS encoding VWA domain-containing protein; this translates as MNNQLSIQRKASFHFGLVLFASLGFALPALSEGSQQLGNGTQGLNVYLFEYNATNGFVQANQGPRPIKVNVENANQVINISLCGWSTTDLLSVEVFRPSGTEINYTTQVAAGSPGAFNAAAADGAGAWRVGTGNARTTTQTTLCTNQNKPSQPTGTLSNSVRFIAPEAGTYEIRLYNDTLAAGDTNNVFTYFDVTVTPNALTNPDPRANNGQVWATSWAFNAGNAFTTAGAYDADLYIRTPGGRTNTEFIWQLDLNRFAPQRHEIIANGIGLNAPNSRGSVPGTTSGAAYTKSYPIYLSPPNSSSFIAPILPEPAPASVSNISFIDNAGQDNTISPTTTSSVQDSGFFRFNSDVAGTYKIVIDTNQNGVFGAGDRILFGSTTSGVNAVAWDGRGDNNTALTPGSYPAQISVVLGEYHFVTFDAETSGGGTNDGLSIWKWNGSSRSAVSNFWDDTKITTPAGATKNLVGGLSGTAAGTHTWGNFNAGSIGDGNYLDTWVFDTSQPQTTKAIIATSDANDFADAPDTYGTNKDITVGGIPASHLVNSNLHLGVNAPDSDSDGQPSVNADGDDINGTTPDDEDGVISFSPLIENATTYSVTVKVKNTTGAATSLGGWIDFNKDGQFQPSEGVVQSVPNNTNSDVTLTWSGLSGLTAGDMYARFRLNSDPLTTSDFNGGGRDGEVEDYKLAIQGVDYGDAPSSFGNAGHVIPTTPTLYLGSVKPDKELGTQLGADAGATAAGDDGNGTPDDEDAFTTLANVSTVGNYNLTVPVTNTSGGAATLHAWVDFNKNGKFELGEYKNAAVANNSTNASLNWAIPIGTLPGNTHVRFRLTTDNTLTDNPLTATIDERSIGNATNGEVEDYPVSISASVYDYGDAPDAAVGTGTGNYQTTALDGGAAQVKINIAGQVLSLGSNIDTDDGSLQNATALADDTSGTTDDEDGVSSFPTLTTTANQTYTVPVSVQNNVPLLNAHLVGYIDFNKDGDFNDTGEKSATVTVPTNSTNPRSFNVTFTTPAGMTTGNTYARFRLGSVQATAESATGASLSTDYGEIEDYQIAIAQARDYGDAPDSYGTNSTNNSGEGIGANHIITNTIKLGSNPPDSETDAQAPFDGTGDGTDEDAFTTLANTPTIGNYELTVPVTNTSGDNVTLHGWIDFDQDGKFESGEHNSVSVIDGATSANLIWAVPSGTTPGNTYVRFRLTSSTLTDNGTTTQDERSIGNANDGEVEDYKIAIAANGNPDLPPDFCQTPSRNLLFILDDSGSVADPLEVQQQRDAVMATLNSFVAKNLTGQAAIVGFDGVGRTVINYTNITAANLATFQTALNTNYGVPGGGTNWEAGFQAGTALGVNQPDVVFFFTDGAQTSGGSPTDEATQFKNAGAHIYGIGVDGLTIDSGFKPITDGDNTAAYNGSNVLEADFLPITDYSTLQNQFTNAFLANLCPADFGDAPDTYGTDNIVDNNSSTNPLGANHAIVSGLFLGTTAPDADANGFVDGIEDNSNATDDDALTGTGTGNGDDENNFTLPTLTAGDTSYTIPANNITATNTTTQSATLHAWIDFNKDGKFELIEYASATVNQGTTGGNPAANLTWSGISVGTVGNTYVRLRLTSDNSINNTTPGNAASNGEVEDYQIAIAQPVASNPKLLLVKRITAINPGQPDDEIQFDNTFVDDATLNDNNSNWPDSNSDPSINKYLRGAINVPDVKPGDEVEYTIYFLSNGDADAKNVNICDVVPDNMTFNKNSYGTEVGIGLGLNTTNPADSINIYLSNFIKNPINNHQGNFYPPGTNPPLNLCKKHDPNDTDNLIPHTLIPVNDSSNNLSGVVLIKLNTPLPPATAPGTPANSYGFIRFRAKVK
- a CDS encoding OmpA family protein; this encodes MNINRDKHNLIPKVLLTVLTVSGVAIFSGQTVTAQANFKSYRVLVNSDRDTINPDRQLTLREAISLVNNTLSLSELSPAEQKQVTVIQESNASRIEFDLPAPIKIELQKPLPPLLNSGLVIDGTTHPDYDPKKIATVELPIPIPVVSLTVAEGKNVFRGLTISGDRITVKGLSIYGFSQPNQPTDTTPGGDIVIGSRLPVSEDLAAFIPKSSPQAVEIVDNWLGLPPDESITEVPSSFGVWLFDGVNTKIEHNRIEYHDGSAILTSVEAQKTQIKENIIVGNGLAGMPHAIYLEGLIDDSQISDNLICGNDGSGVYLFKPEGNLTINQNTIKFNGRRVPSAAVYLIGNDHQVTNNQISWQTGTGVTITAYPQSDRNLITNNTFNDLEGLSIDLNTRDREGRTFYQLGDGVNPVRNSRNRKRDTANKSINAPQFLSEDFYLIDGKANIDGVADPGSTVTLYQVKLGIPRDVKQQSPLASQSHNYGPLSEPLAEIVADQDGKFGFTLANPTPGTIVSAIATKSDYGTSEPAFNATIRALDRAKSTIEREGRRGFPALTNRVVERSLTLPNCTTKPIAEVLNPPTQPEIQPTPEPIKLNVPRNIHFALDRANISLTSAKVLNQIATVLKLYPYMMIELQGHTDFRASDRYNLDLSRRRADATRNYLLQQGVDPARMSILPLGESELEKPGNSTVDHAYNRRVEVIFRDLRGVDIIFEDQDADLQLER